From Calothrix sp. PCC 6303, a single genomic window includes:
- a CDS encoding DUF3370 domain-containing protein — MSPFLLALVIAQTAEIIQTQEVRPLPGKLDSVPVFNSNSPEKVVTPGILLSTFPSGGKKNPNAHLNFGFRGRFDVFTHHVFAAPTPEDLKSLYLGVLLHNPGKTPITVKVLQAATYLSQPDAPFIELPSFAANPQGNVYAGPGSRVMNEILRRQRQAIFPRQIVIPPGQSQMLLNTPIPVQGLTPPLNGRSSYVRLQSSGKVYAASLAMMAPINGDGSERPPTVAEWEDILENGDLSAPRDKIPTPIEQNSPRIYGRVAGVAQGSRWRSFITDSNKVKYLTIPQAGQSYSYGISTLHGGTLGTNQVQSAPMLARYPDTAYLAHGNYGVEYNLKLPLYNDTSQSQQVSVSIQTPIKEDKLTQAGLRFLANPVKSTFFRGTVRIAYRDQKGKLKSKYIHLAQKRGQSGEPLANFNLPAGGKKFVEVDLIYPPDATPPQVLTVATDGK, encoded by the coding sequence ATGTCACCGTTCTTACTCGCTTTAGTAATTGCTCAAACCGCAGAAATCATTCAAACTCAAGAGGTGCGTCCCCTACCAGGAAAACTCGATAGTGTTCCTGTTTTCAATAGCAACAGTCCTGAAAAAGTCGTCACACCAGGGATATTACTCTCCACTTTCCCCAGTGGAGGCAAGAAAAACCCCAATGCACACCTCAACTTTGGTTTTCGTGGCAGATTTGATGTGTTTACTCACCATGTTTTTGCTGCACCCACACCCGAAGATCTCAAATCCCTTTATTTGGGTGTACTCCTCCACAACCCTGGTAAAACCCCCATCACAGTTAAGGTTCTCCAAGCTGCTACTTATTTGAGTCAACCAGATGCACCTTTTATTGAGCTTCCTAGCTTTGCTGCCAATCCCCAAGGTAATGTTTATGCTGGTCCTGGCAGTCGGGTGATGAATGAAATTCTCCGTCGGCAACGACAGGCTATTTTTCCTCGACAAATCGTGATTCCACCGGGACAAAGCCAAATGTTGTTAAATACTCCTATCCCGGTTCAAGGACTAACACCACCTTTGAATGGACGCTCTAGTTATGTACGTCTTCAAAGCAGTGGAAAAGTTTACGCTGCTAGTTTGGCAATGATGGCACCAATAAACGGGGATGGTAGTGAGCGTCCTCCTACTGTCGCTGAGTGGGAAGATATCTTGGAAAATGGCGATTTATCCGCTCCACGAGACAAAATCCCCACCCCAATAGAACAAAACAGCCCGAGAATTTACGGACGTGTAGCTGGTGTTGCTCAGGGTTCACGGTGGCGAAGCTTCATCACTGATAGCAATAAAGTTAAATATCTAACAATTCCCCAAGCAGGTCAGAGTTATTCCTATGGCATCAGTACCTTACATGGGGGGACATTGGGAACCAATCAAGTTCAGAGTGCGCCAATGCTTGCCCGTTACCCGGATACAGCGTATTTGGCACATGGTAATTATGGAGTTGAGTATAATCTCAAATTACCACTATATAATGATACATCGCAGTCCCAACAGGTAAGTGTATCGATTCAAACGCCCATTAAAGAAGATAAGTTGACCCAAGCAGGACTGCGTTTTCTTGCTAATCCAGTCAAATCAACATTTTTTAGAGGGACAGTTAGAATTGCTTATCGTGATCAAAAGGGGAAATTAAAGTCTAAATATATACATTTAGCTCAAAAACGCGGGCAGTCAGGGGAACCCCTAGCTAACTTTAATTTGCCAGCAGGAGGGAAAAAATTTGTAGAAGTGGATTTGATTTATCCCCCAGATGCAACACCACCCCAAGTGTTAACAGTGGCAACAGATGGGAAATAA
- the hisH gene encoding imidazole glycerol phosphate synthase subunit HisH, with translation MAIIAVVDYDMGNLHSVCKGLEKAGATPKVTDSPRIIEQADAVVLPGVGSFDPAVRHLRSRSLEQPIKNAIASGKPFLGVCLGLQILFESSEEGTEPGLGIIKGKVKRFRPEPGITVPHMGWNQLELHQPKSSLWEHLPPQPWVYFVHSYYVEPTDLDIRAATVTHGSQNITAAIARDNLMAVQFHPEKSSNIGLQILSNFVSQVWTEVAA, from the coding sequence ATGGCAATAATTGCGGTCGTAGATTACGACATGGGAAATTTACACTCAGTCTGTAAAGGACTGGAAAAAGCTGGGGCAACTCCTAAAGTTACCGATTCTCCAAGGATAATAGAACAGGCTGACGCGGTTGTTCTACCTGGTGTTGGTTCATTTGACCCGGCAGTTCGGCATTTGCGATCGCGTTCTTTAGAACAACCCATAAAAAACGCGATCGCATCTGGCAAACCCTTTTTAGGGGTCTGTTTAGGTTTACAAATTCTCTTCGAGTCATCTGAGGAAGGAACTGAACCTGGACTAGGAATTATTAAAGGAAAAGTTAAAAGGTTTCGTCCCGAACCTGGCATTACTGTTCCTCACATGGGTTGGAATCAATTGGAATTGCATCAGCCAAAAAGTTCACTGTGGGAACATTTACCCCCACAACCTTGGGTTTATTTCGTTCACTCTTACTATGTTGAACCGACAGATTTAGATATTCGAGCAGCAACTGTCACCCATGGTAGTCAAAACATTACCGCTGCAATTGCTCGTGATAATCTCATGGCTGTTCAATTCCATCCTGAAAAATCCTCAAATATTGGATTGCAAATTCTCTCTAATTTTGTCTCTCAAGTATGGACAGAAGTTGCAGCATGA